The following are encoded together in the Flavobacterium haoranii genome:
- a CDS encoding acyl carrier protein phosphodiesterase, producing the protein MNYLAHIYLSGENNLLKVGNFMADSVKGNDYLNYPDDLRKGILLHRAIDSFTDANEIYRQSKHRLHENYGHYSGVIMDVLYDHFLAKNWKNFSSIPLDYFIDDFYKILVENFDTLPEKTKKIVPYLIEQNWLNSYQTISGIERILWQMSHRIKFKVDLSKAAIFELNEFYNEFEAEFFDFMKEIEFMCKEKLKELG; encoded by the coding sequence ATGAATTATTTAGCTCACATTTATTTATCGGGAGAAAATAACTTATTAAAAGTAGGCAATTTCATGGCAGATAGTGTTAAAGGAAATGATTATTTAAATTATCCCGATGATTTGCGTAAAGGTATTTTACTACATAGAGCTATTGATAGTTTTACTGATGCAAATGAAATTTATCGCCAAAGTAAACATCGTTTACACGAAAATTACGGACATTACTCAGGTGTTATTATGGATGTTTTATACGATCATTTCTTAGCTAAAAATTGGAAGAACTTTTCTTCAATTCCGCTTGATTATTTTATTGATGATTTCTATAAAATATTGGTAGAAAACTTTGATACTTTACCCGAAAAAACCAAAAAAATAGTTCCTTATTTAATTGAACAAAATTGGTTAAACTCTTATCAAACTATATCTGGAATTGAAAGAATTTTGTGGCAAATGAGTCATCGCATTAAGTTTAAAGTAGATTTAAGTAAAGCCGCAATTTTTGAATTAAATGAATTTTACAACGAGTTTGAAGCTGAATTTTTCGATTTTATGAAAGAAATTGAGTTTATGTGTAAAGAAAAACTAAAAGAACTTGGGTAA